The Lolium rigidum isolate FL_2022 chromosome 2, APGP_CSIRO_Lrig_0.1, whole genome shotgun sequence genomic interval TATCGTCCCCGACCAAAACTATACCGACGATACTACGCTgacgatcaccgtcggcacagcgtaTGCCAACGGCCTTCTGGGCTGTGCCGACagctggcggccgtcggcatactCCATCTCTCCCGTAGTGAATGTCAGCGGGAGGATCATCTAGCCAAATAGCTGGGTGAGAGAATTTCGCCAAACGAGGTAGTTCATGTGCTACATTTTTTTGCTTCTCGATTAACGTATTCACTACTTTTGGCATCCACCTTGTGGATCTCGATGTGGTGGCTCATGAACGGAGCAACGTGAGGTCGCGGCCCGAGTTTCAGCAAGTGGCCCGTGGATGGAATTAGAGGGCAGGAATCCAGGGGGTGGCAGCGGCAGATCAAGGCCATGGCGACACATGTGCTCAcggagttggcggcggaggaccaGGGCGGTGTGGGAGATCGGGCGGTGACCGCCGCAAACTGGCTGCTAGGATGAGCTCTTGTGGGTTGGGGAAATGGAGGTTGAGGGGAACACGGTCTAGGTCGCGCTAGAAATAGAAATTACATAATACTACACCCTGAAAtctgtagtactccctccatcccgcgAAAAATGTTGAaggtttgttaaaatttaaatgtatcattCGAGATATTTCATGGGACGGAAGGGAGTACAATGTACCATAAATCCTCCATTTCATATTCATCACTCCTCACAATAACTTGCTTCTTGTAATTgttatttctttatttattttttgcatagccaagttttttttttgcaaaacaataTCTCATTATTAACAATTGGAGACTCCGTACTAGACACCCCGTAGATCCACATTACTAGAATTGCTTAGATGGTCAGATCTTAATTCAAATGGTAGAGTTAGATGAGAAGGTACTATTAATTACTATGCACCTAATATATATTTTAGTTTATCTGTATATTTTTATTTACAATTTAATAATTAGCTAGTAATATTGTACAGATTATAAAATAAATTAATGGTTGTATCTGTTAAGGACTTTTACACTCTCTCTGTATCAAAATACAAGGGTTTTCAAGGTGTAATATTTTGCCAAATATAGAGGTATTGCAGGTTTTATCGGGATTTTTTAAAATGAAAGATTTTTGCAAGAAATAATTTTGTATTTCTGTGTCATGAATATTGGGTGGATGCAATTTATACAGTCCTACTGTTCAAGCGATTATTAAAGCAAAGgatctttttttttcgagaattacAGGGGAGATCAGTTCCCCACCGCTTGTTATATTACTCGAGTTGACTTTGGCAGTCACAACATGCAGTAGGAAAGAAGGGGAGGTACAGGGGGATTTAGAACGTGGCATACAAACATCTAAACACCAGCAGAGAGGACAGAATTCCGAAGACCATCTAAACTCCCACGGTCATGGGTCTTGTACCGCCAACGGCAAATCACAAGGTCATCACCCGCCCGACGGAGCACAAGGCGTGCGGTGGAGGGCTTGGCGTTGAAAGCGAGGTCATTCCTCGCCTTCCAAATTGACCATAAAATCGCTGCAATGCCAGCGCGCCAGATAGAAGAGTCCACAACAGTCGGTGGAGTGAGGTCCCAAATGGAGAAGTCATCGCGAGGGATGGGCACCCCTAGCCTGGCCCAGACCTCCACGGAGATGGGGTAGTCGAAGAAGAGATGCCTCCTGGTCTCAGTGTCAAAACATGCCGCGCAGGAGTCGGAGGGCGCGCAGTTCTTGAAGAAGAGGTTGGCTCTCGTGCTGAGCCTGTCGATGTCGGCGCGGTAAGCGAAGATGCTGATCTTCGCGGGAAGCTTCAGCTCCCAAGCCTTACATGCAGAAGCATCAGGGGCATGACGCGGGGAGAGCATGCGGTAGGCCTCGCGAGAGCTGAACGGAGGGGTCGAAGGAGAGTCGATGAAGCAGAGATCCTGCCCGTCGACGAGAGCGACGGCGTCCCCATAGCCCTGGACAATGGCCAGCTCCCGCGCGGCGACGGAAGACAGTCGGCGCTGCAGTGAGAAGCCCGAGGCGACGACCGTGGACACAATCGCATGTGGCCTGGTGAAGTGGGAGAAGAGCGCCTCGTACCGCTCGGCTAGCGGTCTACCGGGGAGCCACCTGTCGAGCCAAAAGGAGGTGGTGGTGCCACTCACGATACTGGCGCGTGTAATAGCACGGTAGAGCGGGAGGCATTCCCGCACAATTCCGTCGAGGAAGGACGGGGTAGAGGTCATGTCGCCGAGGTCGCGCCCTGAATGTTGTCGAAACCAATCTTTCCAAGGAAGCGAGTCAGTCTGGTGGAGTCTACGGACAAAGTTTAAGAGAAGACACATGTTCTGCCGGTGGAGATCCTTAACACCGAAGCCACCCTCATGTTTAGACAACAAAACTTTATCCCAAACAATTAGACAACGAGCACCCGAGCAAGAATCTTTGCCGGTCCAGAAGAAGGCGCGCCTCCTCTTATCTATACTTTCGAGCACACCCTGTGGAAGCAAATACGAGCACATATAGTAGGTAGCAAGGTTGTTCAGCACGACATTGCATAACACGAGGCGCACACCAGAAGAAAGGAGTAGAGCACGCCACCCCGAGAGGCGACGGTCGAAGGATAGGATAAGCGGGGCGTAGGCTGAGATGGGAAGTTTGGTGGGGGAAAGCGGGAGTCCGAGGTAGGGCTGGGGGAAGGAGGAGACAGGACACCCGAGAGAGGATGCCATGAGAGCCTCATCCCGAGGAAGGACGTtcatagggataaaacatcatttGTGGAAGTTTATCGCGAGCCCGGTGGCTGCGGCGAAATCGTTAAGAACAAGCTTGAGATGTGCCGCGGCCCAAGCGTCCGCTCGGCATATGATAAGCATGTCGTCCGCATATTAGAGGACGGGGCAGGGGGTGGTGGGCGAGAGGGGGTGCGACAGCATGCCAAAGGTAAACGCATTGCGAATCAGGCGTTGAAGGACATCcgcaacaatgatgaagaggtaGGGGGAGTGCGGGTCCCCCTGACGGAGGCCATTTTTGCAGCGTATCCAATCACCGGGAACCCCGTTGAGGAGCACCGCAGTATGGCCGGTTCTGAGAATACGGTCCATCCAATCGCACCAGAGGTCGTCAAACCCCCGAGGACGAAGGATGGTCAGGAGGCTATCCCAGTTGACCGAGTCGAAGGCCTTTTTGAAGTCGATTTTGAACACAAGGGTTGGGGCTTTGCGCAGGTGGCAGCATCTGATGATGTCAGTAGCATAGACGATGTTTTCCGAGATCCGGCGCCCAGAGAGGAAACCAGTCGGGTCAGCGTCAACGAGGGAGTGGATAGCCGCCTATAACCTTGTGGTCAGGACCTTagtgatggctttcattatgCAGTTCTGGAGGGAGATAGGCCAAAAAGGGAAGGGTTGTTGGCACCGTCGGTTTtagggaggaggacgaggaaggcACGGTTGATGCGGGTGAGGTCGATGTTGCCCTTGTAGAAGGAGTCGAAGACCGCAAAACATCAGAAGCTACCATGTCCCAGAAACACGAGAAGAAGGAGGGACCAAAACCATCCAGACCAGGACTAGACAGCTTGTTCATGGAGAGGAAGGCAAGTTTAATCTCATCGCGGGTGAAAGGAGTGATGAGGGACACAGGGAGCGAGGGGCCCGCGGGATAGAGCGACCTGAGGTCGAAACGCCAGGAGGTAGGGCTAACGGCACCTAAGAGCTCGGAGTAGTAGGCCTTAAGAATGACAGCTTTACCAGGGTGGGACGTGGTCGTAACCCCATCCACCTCGAGAGAAGTGATGGAGTTACGCCGAAGGCGGCAGGTGGCTGAGGTGTGAAAGAACCTAGTGTTCTCGTCGCCCTCAAGGGCATAATGGACCTTCGCCCTCATCCTCCAATAGAGGGGCCTCTCTTTAATAGCCAGGTGGAGCGAGTCCATGGTGAGGGAGCGAAGACGGTTCTCGAGAAGGGACAGGGGGCGTGATCCCTCCAGGATGTCCAGGAGTTTAATGAGAAGCCTGCAGTCCTGTTCTCTGAGAAGAGAAGGGGAACGCCGCTTTTCccaagccttacaatgaaatctgCATTGGCGAAGGCGTGCAACAAGCTGGGAGGTGGGGTCGAATTTGGAGGTTCCCTGCCAGTGGCAAGCAATAATGCTGCGGAAACTAGCGTGAAGCCCCAAGGTAGCATCGTACCGAAAGAAGGCACGCTTGGGGATAGAGGTGGAGATCGTGGCGATTAGCGGAACATGGTCAGAGGTGTCTCTAGTAagggaagagagagaggaggaggggaaACAGTCATTCCAAGCGTGATTGATGAAAACCGGATCCAGGCGAATAAGGGTTGGGGTTGCACGGCGGTTGACCAGGTATAGTTACGATCGGACAGGGGAAGCTCAATCAGACATAACTCGTGAATAGCATCGTTAAACATGGGCGCCTCCGAGAGGGAAAAATTATCGTTGTTGCGGTCGGAGGGATCTCTGGTGAGATCGAAATCACCAATGATAATCCACGGGACACCTTCACTAGGCTCGTGAGTAGCGAGGTGGGTTAGAAAGGTTTCTTTCTCAGCCCGATCGCAGGGGGCATAGACGTTGGTAAAATGGAGTCTAGAGGCATCGCAGTTAAGCGCAAGGTCGAGCGAGAGAGTGTGACGGGAGGAAAAAGAGTCCACAAGATAAAAAAATGTTTTGATCCTAGGCCGAAAGGAGACCACAAGAGGATCCCACAGCGTCAACGACACGGTTATTGTGGAGATTGGGAGGAAGGAAGGAGGCGCATTTCTGGGCCGAAAGAGAACTCAGTTTGCTTTCCTGTAGCGCAACCAGGCTGGGCCTGGCGGCGGCAAGGGCAGCACAAACGGAAACACACCTGTCATCCTCACCCAGCCCGCGAACGTTCCAAGTCTCAACAGCAAAGCAAAGCGTTGTACTCATATTGTAATAGAAGGACACCGGTTGGGACATATACGATCATAAGGAGACAGCTCAGTCCAATTAAAGGTAAACACCAATACATGTTTAGGatgaaacaaataaagaaaagaagGGGGCGAGGCTCCATCTAACTGGCGGGAGCAAGGACAGCTGCTCAAACTAAGATAGGTGATCAGGGATCGGGGAGCACGGGCGCCCGTCACGCAGGAGGGCTCCCGATGAGCACGATGACGGGGTGGCATCATTCGGAACCGGAGGACACCGGGGCAGCGCCGTCGagggcgtcggggtcgacgccgcaAGCAGCAGCAAGGGCACAGAGGCGCGGGGTAGGGATGGCATCAGGGATCCCGTCACCCGCGAAGCCAGCGGCTGCAGCCGCCGCGCGCAAACGAGGAGAACCGGCGGTGAGGTCGAAGCGGGAGGCCTTCACGGCCTTGGCCTTGGACATCATGTTGACAAACATCGGCGGCTCTTTGGCAGCCAGCCGAGAGCTACGGAGGGCTTTGAACGCCGAGTCGACCGCGCGTTTGGAGCGGACCCTCTGCTTGCGCGCCGCATCCTCATGGTCCTCGTCTCCATCAGGGGAAGCAGGCTTCGTGCGGCAGGGAACAGCTGGCGCGCGAGCAGCAGACAAGGGGGTGCCTCCCTGCCCGTCGTCGACGACGGTGTTGACCAGAGGCGTGGCCGGGATGGCAAGGGTGTCATACCACTGGATGATGAGCACGGGAGGGTTAGGCAAGGAGTTACAAGGTTCATCGAAACGATCAGAAGAGCAAGAAGCCACAGAATTCACCTGCTCGGCATCAAGCCCAGACTCGGGGAATTGGGCTGCAAGCCTACGGGCCAGAACGCGGTCCCAGATCACCACAGGTGTGCTCTGGGCCGCAGGGGAGAGGTACCCGAGCTCAAACGCTGGAGGCACGTCGTCGATGTCCTCGAGCGCAGCAGCGTGCGCGATGCCGGCCTGACGACGCTCCACGATGCGCTGCCAAAGAGAAGCCACCGAAGAGTTCTGACCGTGCCCACGCTCTGCCGGAGGGGAGGCGTGGACCGAGTCCTCATCGATGTCGTCCATGCGCGTCACCCGAGCACCGTCGCCGCGCCCGCCACCCCCAGCCAGGCCGTCGAAATGGCTAAAAGGCCTGGTGGCCAGGTCCTCCTCGAATGGCCAGGAGCGGACGACACGGAGGTGCACCTCCCCCGAGCTCTGGCCGTGGCAGTCGCGCATGATCAGAGTGTTTGGCACTTCACCGCCCTACGCCAGCTTGAGGACGAGCCTGACCGCCGAGAAGTCGATCTCCGCGAGGCACAGCGGGTCGATGCAGCACACGCTTCCAATCGGACGGAAAACATTGCGGATGCCGCTCTTGTCCCAATGCTCGACGGGGAAGCCGATGGCCGTGACCATCGTGAGGCGCTCGATGCGCTAGACGAACCGGTTGCCCCCTCCTCCGGCCGCTCCAGCCTGATGGCGTGGCCTTCAAAGGGGAGGCGAAACATGTCCATGGCAGCGTCACGCTCCTCCTCCGACGCGAAGAGCACCAAGAGCACGCTGTAGTCACTGGCCGCAAGCCCGATGTGCAGGTTGCCGCCGATCTCCTCGAAAGCTCGGCGCAGGAGAAAGCCGGGAGACGCGGCAGCAGACTCAAACAGGGCATAGGCGAGGCGGCGGCTGATGGAGACGTTGGCAGCCGGCGACATGAAGATCTCCGTGACGCCTTGGCCACCAAAGAGGGAGCTGCGGACTAAGGTGGGCCGCCACGGGCGCACCATCGCCAGCCCCAGAGCCACCAACGGTAGGGGTCGAGCGATGCGCGTCGGAGGCCGGCGAGTCTACAGGCGCCACACCCCGAGGGTAGGGTGTGGGAGGGCGGAAAGCGGCATGGTGCACCGCAGCGACGACGCTCCTAGGGGACGGCGGCGAGGACGAACGGAGGCCGGACAGACGCAACCTAGGCGTCGAGGGTAAACGATGGTCAGAGAGAGAGGAAAGGCAGGGGGTGGCAGTAGGTTAAAGGGGGCAGCTCACATTTCCGTCGACGGTGACCGACCCGCCCACAGGCAGCGCAACAGAGAGGATCTCGGCACCCGAGAACGCGGTGCTCCGGCGAGAGGCACCGGTAACAGAGGCGGCGCCCACGAACAGGAGAGAAAACGAGCCTGGTTTGTGTGGGATTGCGGTGGGAGGAGATGTTGGAGAGGAGGGCATCCTTATAGGAGCGGGGGCCGTGCTCAGAGGTGTGCTGCATAGATCCCATGCCCGCACCGGAGTCGTCGTCGGAGTGGAGAGCAGCAGGAAACATGGAGGGGGCGAGGGATCTCGCGGGCGGTGAGGAAAAAGAGGCGGCATCCTCCTCACAGGCGTCGTCGGCGTCCTTCTGCTCGCATGGGAAAAGCAGGCGCCCAACACAAAGGGATGGGCCGGCCGGAGGCGTGGCGGGCTTCGAGGTCCTATGTTGGGGGAGTAGGGGCGTGGAGGCCATGGGCGAGCTGCAGCAGGATTCGAGAGGAGCGTCAGGACAGGGCTGGTCAACGGGCGTGCAGGCCATGGCTTTATCCGCTCAGAAACGTCCACGGTAGCGGGGCCCGCCTTGTCCAGGGCAGCCTCGAAGACTGCCACGTCGGACAAGTTTGACCCAGGTCCACGGTCAGGGTTTGACTGCGCGCAGTACACGACCATGGCGGAGCAAGGAGGCCATGCAGGCAACAACGTGGCCTCgcgcgcggagaagtggaggaaaaaGCTGGATGAAAGGGGAAGCAGCCACCGTCGAGAACACGGCGCCGCCATGATTGCGGACGGCGAAGGCGTCAGGGAAGGAGGTAAAATGGAAGTTTAGGGCCGAAGCAACCAGCGAGTGAAACGACGAGAGTATAGAGTCAAGGAAAGCCGCACCTGGGGTCCGGTGCATCGCGCCGTCCTTCTTGGGCACAGCCGCGGGTTCAGGGCGGGGGCGCTCGTTGCCATCACGGCCTGGGACAGTCGAGATGTTGTCCAGCGCAGGGGCGGCGGCTTCGGCATCAGGATCACCGGTCACCATGGCCTCCACTGTCGTGAGGACGGCGTCGACGTCCGGTAACCCCGACAGGAGCAAGGGCAGGGGGAGCGAGCTAGGTGGGAGAAGGAGGCTTGGCTGGATGGACCCTAGACTACAGAACGGAGGGGTGTCGGCCGGAGGGGCGGTGGCCGACGAGGCGTCGCGCGCCGGCGGGGCGCGGTCGCCAGGGCGTACGCCAAAGCCCTCGCTCATCTCCGCTCTCTTGTCCTTTTCGAAGCAAAGGATCTACAAAAGCTATTTTTTGGGTTCTAGAGTTCCGATGTCTAGAGTTTCCAATAATTACTTTAGTTTTATCCGAATCTTAGAATTTGTGCAAGGGAAACCATTGCAGCAATCAACCAACATATCAAAAATTCTAGAGGATTAGAACCCAAAAATAGCTTTTGTAGATCCTTTGCTTTCCCCGGAATGACCATATTTTCTAACTCTTTTTACCCTAGAGTACATGATCAATGTTTTGTTCGGTTGAAGGTTGTGCCACTAATATGACACTCTAACAAGACATTTTGTTTTTGTTGCATTATTGAATAATTCACAGGAAGAAAGTTCAGAGTTCCTACCATGGTTCCTATCATTATGTTGCCTATGGTGGCAGCCATAAGCGTCGTCGGCTGCTTCTTTTTCTGGAAGAGCCGTGAGGCACTGACAGAAGAAAAGCAACAACGTATGTCCTGCAAATGCCCAAGTTCACTGCGTGAAATTTTTTTGCCATGAAAAGTCCACACTATTAAATATTTAGATACACTTCCGCTTACTATCAAATTGTCTTACTGGTATTCAAACAGATCCCAGCTATTCCGAAGATATTGAGAGTGTAGACACGATGATGATTGACATTTCAACACTGCAAGCTGCCACTTGCGATTTTGCGGAGAGCAACAAGCTCGGGGAAGGTGGATTTGGTGTTGTGTACAAGGTACAGGACGAGGAACGGATTAATAAGCAGATTTGCATTGAAAATTTTGAGCTTATATATGTTCTGGTTCTATTCAAAGGGAACGCTCCCCGATGGCGAGGAAATAGCAGTCAAGAGGATGTGGAAAAGGTCAACACAAGCATTAGAGGAGTTGAAGAATGAGCTGGCTTTGGTTGCAAAGCTCCATCATAAGAACCTTGTCAGGCTCATTGGTGTCTGCCTGGAGAAGCAGGAGAGACTGATTGTGTATGAGTTCGTTCCTAACCGGAGTCTCGACCTCATCATCTTCGGTACGCCATACTTGTAGTTCAACTCAATTCTGTCTTCATTTAATTCCTCTGAAACTTAAGCCAACTATATCTGATATGATGATCTTGATCTGTACTGCATATTTTGACTCAAAAACAGCGGAAGACGTTGTGAAGCGTGAGCAGCTCGACTGGGCAAAGCGGTACAAGATCATAGATGGAATTGCTCGAGGCCTGCAATACCTCCATGAAGAATCTCAGCTGAAAGTAATCCATCGTGATCTGAAAGCGAGCAACATCCTACTTGACATGAACACAAGCGCCAAGATCTCGGACTTCGGCCTCGCAAAGATCTTCCAACGAGACCAAACACAAGGCAACACCAACCGGGTCATTGGAACATAGTCAGTGCAAAGCCTCTAAGTTTTCATAGCAGCTACTGAAACCACGACCACAATTAATTAGCTGCTTTGATGTTTCAGTGGATATATGGCGCCAGAGTACAAGATGCGTGGGAACTACTCTGTGAAATCGGATGCGTTCAGTTTCGGGGTTATCGTCCTAGAGATCGTGACTGGGAGGAAGAACGAGGATGACAGATGTGGGCAATCTGAAGATCTCTTAACCATGGTATGTATTCAATTATTGTATTTCTTGCAACACAAGACCAATATAATGCTCTATGTATGTGAAGTGATCAAGTGACCGATGCGGCCTTGGCTCACAGTATCTGCACATCAAGAGCAATATGATACTAAACTATCTATGTACATAGGTCTGGGAGCATTGGACGACTGGGACAGTGCTAGAGGTGGTAGACCCATGCATGAACGACGGCTCCTCAGAGGAAGAGATGCTCAAATGCGTCAATATAGGGCTTCTCTGTACGCAGGGGAACCCAGCGGACCGGCCAACGATGTCTGCGGTGGTTATGATGCTCGGCAGCGAGACTGTGAATCTCCCTTCACCGTCCAAGCCATCCCTCGGCTCGAGGAGGAATGATGCAGGCGTCGACTAGTCTTATGCATTGATCGTATCCATCCTAATATATTGTACTGTATATGCAATAAGAGGGACAGGAGCCGTTCATTTTGCAATAAGAGGAGGAACGAGTGTAACATCAAGTTATCTTACTTTCGTATTGTAGAAATTATCTAAAAATATAATTTATCATCTTCATATCTCTTCACATGGCTTTGCTGAACTACTCACTGTAGCACATGGTCGCCCTACCGCCGTCCATTACAAGACGGATTGGGATCACCCACCCCGACCCTCACCACCTACTCCCAAGTCCCAACCACATCCGTGTTCCTCCTCCGCCCACCCCATTTCCTCAACCTTCGTCGCCGGCCTAAATCTCCGTCCATCTTTGGCCACTCCCTTTCTCGCCGACCTTGGCCCGAGAAGCCCTTCGTCACATCTCACTATTTTGCTGCCTGGAACCACCAAATCGGCGCTAGCGGGATAGGGGCTAGCACGTGTTAGCGGCGACAGTACACGGCGCCAACGGCGGCAAGCTGCAAGCGAGATGCGGCTCTAGAATGATGCGGCCGCGACTCCTTTGGCTCCTCGACGCGGCACGGATGGCCTCGAGATCCTGCCCGTCGTGGATGCTCCCGTCCTAGAACGCCGCCGATGCGCCTCTACGTACATCCATGTCTCGCACCCCGCCCATCTATTCCGCCGCTGCTCCGACGTGCCTTTGCCTCCATTCTTCCTATTTGCTCCGTCGTCGGATCAGATGCTACCGTCCCGAGATGTCTCTTTACCGACGACCTTGATGATGTGTGGCCACTCTCCTCGTCTTCCGCCTCCCCGTCGCGATGCGCGTCCCCGTGCATGAAACCCACTAGTGGAGCTCGCCATGTAAGGCAACACCGCTTGGTTGGGCAATGTTTTTTTATTTGACTGGATAGTTATGCCGACAACATAGCCGTCGACGTAGGCCCTCCCAGGTGCGACTCCAGAAGCTGCCACACGTCATACATATGGCAACGTCATTGGTGTAGCTCCCATAAGCAGATCTCCGACCAGAAGAccacgttcaaggccgcgatagaaaccaagaaggttGACCTCAAGGTAGGCGATGATTCCAAGCAAATTTCGTTCGGAGCTGACATGgatcccaaataggaagacgcgttcGTCGAGTTCCTACGTGCAAAGATGGATATCTTCGCACGTTAACCTTCTgatatgtccggagtaccaagggaactcgccgagcactacctcaacataaatccgggtgcaaaactgTTGAAGCAAGCTAAGCAACGTTTCGGTGATAATAAGCACCACACCATATTAATggagttagcaaagttactagaggcatgttttgtagtagaagttatctacactgattgggtcgcaaatcctgtcattgtaccaaaaagaattctgaaatacaaagaatgtgcatcgattactctggcttaaaCAGCCACTGCCCAAAGGATTGTGGCGTCTTGTTAGTATCATATTtatatgctcaaagtgatagtgtgggacgtccatagattgggaatgcgaactttaaggagtgcttatgcagccctacacagttaatttgtgtttgttatcaaaccggagagtggttcagagcccgtagtgaagagataatatttctgtattcaattatgatatcattgttgatagtgtccactactgaaagtaagagccctaggccttgtttttaacattgaaacaccgtttactaccagttttgctacatgtttgtttacttccatttttatttcagattgcaactcataatcatctatattacttgtatttccctatctcttcgtcgaactagtgaacATATACACCTGGcaagtgtattggatgtgttgtggacacaagagacttcttgtatcgtgattgcagggttgtttgagagggatatctttgaactctacctccgtaagttcgataaaccttgggtgatccacttaaggaaaacttgctgttgttttacaaacctctgcacttggaggcccaatattGTATACAAGAAtataagcgtgcatagacatcaaacTCGCAGGCGGCGCTGAGCTGAGAGCGATGGGAGGGGAAAATGAGAGAATTAGGGAAGATAAACTCAAGGGGGTGATATTTATAGCCGGGAATGAGATTCGTCCTCCGCATCTTGTgggcggaacgcaagcgtcgcgccgttggatgcatgCCACGTGTCCCAGACCTAGGCAGTAACATCGGCAAAATGATTAAGTTACCGTTGGAATTACCCGAAAATGGTGCCTGATTAGGCGGAGCCATTTGGTCACTTTGAGTATCCGGGTGAGTTTTCCTGGTGCTCAATGAAAATTTTCGTGACATAGTGATTCGGAAAACTATTTTTGAAGCTTGGTCGATGGATGAAGTTC includes:
- the LOC124690587 gene encoding cysteine-rich receptor-like protein kinase 6, with product MACGLLLSVAVVAVTLLASPRGIVGIYPWVICEDDSLLADSTYKASLSLLATTMSKNASTSPPGFFATAEAGIAPEQLWALALCRGDATSSDCSSCLDHAFQRLITSCDYKVATIYYDPCLLTYSNVHFRSADDTLYSPYHPIRYSLNATAEPARFQRVVAALMNATARSAAFNSTRLYASGQADFDKELPEVYSWAQCTPDLSPDRCWSCLLRAMSELPTFFTDAIGARVLGIRCSIRYETQPFFNGSATVRLSSVSSATGPAPVVVPSLAAVGQGRKFRVPTMVPIIMLPMVAAISVVGCFFFWKSREALTEEKQQHPSYSEDIESVDTMMIDISTLQAATCDFAESNKLGEGGFGVVYKGTLPDGEEIAVKRMWKRSTQALEELKNELALVAKLHHKNLVRLIGVCLEKQERLIVYEFVPNRSLDLIIFAEDVVKREQLDWAKRYKIIDGIARGLQYLHEESQLKVIHRDLKASNILLDMNTSAKISDFGLAKIFQRDQTQGNTNRVIGTYGYMAPEYKMRGNYSVKSDAFSFGVIVLEIVTGRKNEDDRCGQSEDLLTMVWEHWTTGTVLEVVDPCMNDGSSEEEMLKCVNIGLLCTQGNPADRPTMSAVVMMLGSETVNLPSPSKPSLGSRRNDAGVD